The nucleotide sequence agcctccacataaaatttaaccgttacacacagattcccaaactcggtcagaccgattcagttccaAATTGAACgctaggcttttcggtgggactgacaacatcacctcggtgggaccgatgtgctagggttagggcataacttgatctcggtgagtCCGATCACatgaacttggtgggaccgatttcagtaataggcaaccagagagttggtcaggcaaactgatagaggcaaaggtgttccgtctttcgatgagatggtggctatcattttggaggaagtcgactttgatgatccgactacgaacgtgcgaggacgtcacgccttagcaatcgctaaaccaactccaagaggttattgaccacgccggagcacgatcaacctgaccacgaaggtctgtttcctacatgcaaacgaagaacaagcaagaaactaagattgcaatctggatattgcgaatataagaggaagctttattgatcaaggtggggttctgtgacgcctttgtctggtcgttgaacacaaacgaagtacgcaaagttgcagctatggcgaactttaatctaaacaaaacccaaagtctaaacgatgccctaagggttgtatatatggaggaagagggggggaatttcgtggcccttggtggagtggtccgaaatcaaccctatctcttgtttccccacacatacggactctaaaaatagcctatacttatgtatttcgaaattacatgggcctgacccaataataaggtgacgcagcacctagtatagcctcgggacgaaatttatgaagtggcatcttgtatatttcgtccaaggcttcatgcacctattatgatggcttcaaagtcctgaaatcatcacttgtaactccgttcttgtttcccttgcgcatgccatcatctccatgcttgttcttgctccaatgttcatccttctccaagctaggcccttcatttgtaagcaaaacaaatgtatccaatttaggcagcatcatattctcatgaacattagaatcattaccaagaaacgaaagtacctgataatttaattggcgtgcacgagctctagtaattggtccagtatatgtagcagtaggggctgtgggtgtaacaatggtattgatgtcctcatcacaaactcgatgggaccgatcgctcattttggtgagaccgaaacattacgaaaagcaaacagagagtttgcattgcgaactcggtggaaCTGATCGCTCGTTTCGGttataccgaaacgttacgaaggaaacaaagagtttgcaatcccatctcggtgagaccgagatccctatcgatgagaccgaactgATGAgaatttctggcagtggctatgtcaaatgaactcagtggcgccgaatagatcaaatcggtggggctgagtttgactttaggtttaggtcatatgcggaaatgagaaagtggttgagggcttttggagcatatcactaagcattttgagcaagtgagccattaagcaacacatcatccccttttaataatattcgcttttcctatggactcaatgtgatcttggatcactaaaatgaaaatgtagagtcttgagtttttgccaatatgtgtccttaacattttgaggggtccacatctctagtccatggcatgccaatcattgaactttatgaaatgatcatcttgaaagagtaatagttcaatgagctatatgttgttaagaattaccaaaaccacccagggattagttgcacttccaGACCCGGAATCCTAACTCAAGGGAGTCGGTCTCGGGACCCCAGCCCGCGTCGTCAATGTAGATCCTTCCGTGCCGGCTCTTCTTCATCCAGCGATCGCAAGCTTCTCGATCCCTAGGAAGCCTCCCTCCAAGAAGACAACACCCTTGTGCGCGCACCCCACAGCGGGCACCAACTGCCGTGGGGTTGTCACGGCAAGTGTCCTCATAGAAGAATTCAGTCGTGATGCCATAGCTATGAGGTGAAGCCTTGGATGTGGTTGGTCAGAAAATgagagacacgagtttacccaggttcgaccccTCTATTAAGGGTAAAACCTACTCCTGCTAGATTGCTTATTGAACTAGAACATGATGGCGCACTTTGCCGCGCCCGCCCAACATTGACGACAAATAATTAAATTATTTAGAAATAAACCGGATGGAGAACAATCATGTTAGAGATATAGGGGATACATATTTCCAAGATAGCAGTTTGAATTCGAGTTCTTACAAGCAAGCAATGGTTGTTAACAGTGCACCTCACTCGTGCAGTATGACCATGACAAATCACAATACCAAAGGCGACACAGATGGACAATTAAGCTGAATTCTATTAAGCAGAATGTTGATATTTGGGCCGCCAGCTAGTAAACAAAATAGATCAACTAAAAACAAATTTTGAGTTAATTGGCGCCTCATATAAGCACAACATTAATCCTCACATTGCATCAGCCACACAACGGAAGAATGTCATGATATGAATTTATTCTGCCGTGGTAACCCTAATTTGAGCATAGAGAGGATCTCAACATCTGGAGAGGTAAAGGTAAGATTAGATACAGATGTGGAATCATGGACAAATCGTTCAGCTCAAAATTACAACCTCTCATAAAATCACGAGGCATACTTATCTACCATATTATTTCATCAAATAACTAAACAAACCAAAACCTAGCACACCATGTAGATCAAGGTCGATGCCAAAAAGAAATGTCATGGCTACCATTtatttcctcttcctcttcaatcTAGTGCCGGAGTCGGTACCTGCTATGCTGTAGCACTCAAAAGGTTAAGAAAATTTGATGACCATGGGCCCATGGTATTGGAAATTAAAGTGAAGAAAATCATCCACTATGAtatatgaactactccctccatcccaaaataagtgcaagtgatttagtacaactttgtactgaaGTTATACTAAATCACCTACACTTATTTTGAGATGAAGCGAGTATAACATACATTCTTAGCTCCAAATCATCGCACCATGCTTGCCTTCCAATTTGGTTGGAGCACTTTAATGACATTATTAGCTCCAAACACAAAAGCAACATTTTGTTAAGTACTGCAGGTATCTACATGGCCCTCATTAACGAACTAATCACCACCAATTTCAACTTCACCAGTGTCCTACAGTGCTTGTCTAAAACGGTATTTGACGCTCAAAAGCTTAAAAAACAATGGATCAAGCAATCTACACTTCAGTCAAGTTTTCTTAACAGAATTAAACCCTAAATCTTGCAGAAAAGAAGAAGATTGCCAAGACATGGGAACTCATCCTGTAACTCCACGTAATATACCGCTTGGCATGAGTGGTTCGCAATCTCCAAAAAAGAAAACTCCACGTAATATAGTACTTTCAGCAATACTTTGCTCAGCAACACAAACATCTATTCTTAGGAATTAGTTGTGCATATATACTCTCAACAAAGGGACAAACACTTGCACAAATCAGTTGTGTGTATAAATACTTTCTGGAGTAATACGTAGATACTTTAAAAAAATCCTTAAAAAATAGCGATAGAAACAAACCTTGGTTCACATCTATGAGAGTCACGTAAAGGATAAAAACATCGGCATCACTTGATCAACGCAAAAATTAATTCCAAGATGGTCCAAATGAGGCATAAATCTCACACAACTGGAATCATATCCATGATCACTTGGACAATTTCATGCAAACAGGTGATTAGAAAAATCACATAATATTTATATGAATCCAAACATGAATTCTAAAATCACATAGCTATGAATATTCGTAATTTTAGTACCCGTTCTTGGCCATCCTCCTAAAGATCTTCTCACACGGGATTTAAAACTGAACTCACCTTTCCATCAATGAAACAGAGGTAAAAAGAAACTATCCAATAACAAGAACACCGCTGCCATCCCAACTGGAACCCGCCCAGGAAGTTTTCCTATCCAGACTAAGGAAACCAGGAAAGATAAATAAATGGCGGCCGAGGAAATCAAAGGAAAACAACATGGAACCCTAACACTTCTTTTTTTGATATGGAACCCTAACACATATATAGATGAACCAAGTGAAAAGAGTAGTACCGCAGCTCCACGCCGAGCAGAACTAACAGAAAGGGGACAGCCGAGCTGCCTCGCCATTattccgccgccgcagccgccgccaggATGAAGATGAACGCATCCATTGTATGAAGAAATCAAGAGAGACGGAAAACATGGATGGCCTCGTGTACCCACTTATCTGGGCTTCGTGTACCCACTTATCTGGGCTTGTTTACGCTTTTCCTATTCGGCCCGATTAAGGAGCAACCGTCCAGGTCGGCCTGCGGAGCAGCGACCCGGTTACAGTTGGCTGAGCTGGTTGCGCCTGTGACGTGGTAAAAAAAGGCAATGTGTGGGGGAGGTTCAGCGATCTGTAGATCTGGAGCGTACGTATAAGGATCCAACGGCTGAGGAGTTCAAAACGCTGTGGAGGGGCGTGAGTAGCTCCGTTTTAATGTTTAGCAATATGGTGATTTTGATTACAAGGGTGTTATTTTGCCACCTCTGTCTTGAGAACTTAGAACTAGTATTATAAGAAGTCTAGACCCGTAAGGGTTTCTTTTTTCTGGTTTTTTTGACTTTATTTTATGGGGTCGTAGTAAATTGACGCGTGTAAATTTCGAGACAGCAGGGGTCGGTGTCGCTGGTTTCAGCGATCGAGTCGACACGATATTTTTTACCGGTCAAAGCGAGTCTTCAGGAAGCTACGCCAGACCCATTCCACCTCTCCACGTACGAAAATACTAGACAGACGACACTCCATGCACGATGCATGCACGATTTACAATCAGATGGATGTGAAGCACTTTATTCCCTGATTCAATGGCTGGATGTGGAGCGTCGTTCATGCATCGTCCAAAAACGTCGTGTGTATAGCAGCTCTCCTCCACGTATCCCTTTCTGAAAGGGGTTCGTGGGTTCTGGTAGGCGGCTGCCGCTTTTGTCATTGTTTTTAGAGAGACCCCATTTATATAAACACCACGATTTGCTTTTTGTCTATGGCCATGAGATCGACAGACGTCCGCCGGCACCACTGGACCAGCGTGCCATCGGCCGTATAAGAAGGCTCACCGCCTCGCTCTTATACATCTCACCCCTGCATCACGCATGTGGCCGTCAAATCCCAGCGACGCCGGCATCCAGCCTTCCAGACCTCCCTGCCGTCCACTGCCTCATCGGAGCCCCCACCGCCGGCATCAATCTCTTTTGCCGACGCCCATCTCTCCTCTGTGCGGCACAGGGGGTGGCACAAGCAGAAGAGACGACGTACGAGACGGCGCGCCACGAGCTTCCTGCCGTATTGGCAGACCACCACCGGTTCCTTCTGGCGCTTCCTCTGGCCGTGATCACAGGTACGTGTATTCCTCGATCTCCTCTATCGATTTCTCAGCGTCGTTTGTGCTCTTTGCTCCTACATGCGCCGTCACTGCTAGCCCTAGCAGTCTGCTCAAGCTTTCTTCACCTGTGCGAGCTCTTGCTCGATCAATCTCTTCGGACCAACGATTAAGGGATGTTCTTTTCAGAGATTCATTTATGGATTTGATTCGCTGCGATGGATTGGAATTATTCTGATTTTTGGTATCTTCATTTATTCAAGTTCAGGTTCATCGCCAGAATGGTGGATGCATGCATGGGACAGTCCCAGCGATCTTGGATGATCGGGCCGTCCACGTCAAGCGGCTGTAGAAAAGGTTCCTAAAATTAGGAGTTGGAAGTTGTTTTGACAATCAACCTTGTACTTACTGATCTCAAACAAAAAAAAACCTTGTACTTACTGTGCTGTTTTATTTCTGAATCAGGCCAACGACATCTTAGACGAGTGAAGCAGAATGTGTTAAGCTAGGAATGCAAAAATGGTTGATTATGTAGTCAGGTTAGGATTTATGGTCTTCTTTCTAGCTATTTCTTCAGTTTCTAATGCTTCTCATAATTCATTTTTGTAGCATTGATGGAATTGCACCAATTGCTTTCTTCAGTTGAGTACACACCAATCTCTTTCCTCTCAGATTTACCGTTAATTGATGGGTCTCTGAATTTCGTAAATTTAAATGCGGCAAATCCTCGTGGGTTTGCCGAAAACTATATTTTTTAAGTTCATATAATTTAGTCTTTTCTATGCCTCACTCAACTGCAGGAGTGAGAAGATATTAATTCCAGAAAAAAGAAAATTTTCAATCCAGCCTACATTCTTCATCTTGTTTTTCAAGAGCAGTATATCTTACTCTATAGGGTCATACAATGATCCTTCACTAACTTTCATTAAGCTGATGCTTTTCTGGTCGTTGAATATTTGAATAAGTTTCCATGTGTCCTTCAAATTCGCATCATAATGCATCCTATCATTTATGAATTTATTTTCCTATAACCATCTTTTACATGTATTTAATTCTCTTCTTTGTTCATCTAAATTTTATATTGAAGTATAGAGATATTTAATCTTCGTTTATTATAAACGACTTGAAACTGTGCATTCTCACTGCTCAGTGTGCTACACCCCAGCCATCCTACATGTCGTATCATATTGGGGAGTACTTGGTTCCGTTTATCCTTTTTATGCCCACTGCCCAATATTGGGGATTTGTTCTTGAGATACATGTGTAACTGAACCTTAGATATTAATTCTGTGAGCTGTAGATTATTGCTACATAAACTTTGTTTTGATGGAGGCATGTTTGTTTTGGCGGCATCTGACTCCATGTGCTCCTTGTGAGTAAAGGTTGTGATGATGCAAGAACAACATCTTGCCGTCTCAATGGAAGCAAACTGACGGAAGGTTCCACCTGTTATGTGCTTTTCTCTGAACACGGACGAAAGATTCAGCAATCAGATTATAATTTTTTATGTGAATTGAGGTTTTTCTGCTTTATAGATTTGCGCAAATATCTTCTGTGTGTTATTTTTTATGTGGACTGCACTATTGGTAGATCTTTGATCTTGCATGAAAGACGACTACTCATGTTCTCTGTAATTCTCATGTCAAGTGTGGCAATATTTCTCTCAGTGTAGCTTCTTACCCAAAAAAaattgtttgaagaacaaaactAACGTTTTCATCCTATTGCcaaaaaaaatctttttttatATCATCCCAAATTAGCTGTAAAAAATGTTAAGTTACAAGGTTTAGTTGCTCTGTTTTTATAGTTGTTTTCCTCTTTGCGAATGAATTTTTTAACTAGATGATTCTGAAAAGATTATTTATGCTGCCCATAAGCCACAACCAGGGTGCTAAACGGCAGCATGTGAGTGATCAGCATGCAATGGTTGGGTTTTGTTGCATTATACTTCTGGATAGCGAAGAAGTAAAATGTATGTATTCTGGATAATTACTCAACTTTTGCTGATGACTGCGTCTTCCTGCTCAATAGCTAAGTATCACAGTGGATTTTCATTCATGAAAAATAAGATGAAAATCTGTACTCACACCTGTTTAGAGTTTCAAGATCACAATGCTTACATCAACCTAGGTGTATTGATTTATGTCAGCGACCCGTGTTGGGCTGGACAGTGGGCCATCACCTTGGGCCTGGCCTGCCCTGACGGTAGCAAGGAGAAGCCCTACAAATAGCAGGAAGAGGAAAACAGAAGGCGGCTTGGACGGATGGCTTCGGCCTAGGCTTGGCTTGGCGTGCTAGTTCTTCTCTCTCTCTGTAGcttgtcttcctcctctgctctcttTCCTCTCAGTTCTTCTCTGAAATTCAAGAGTTGTAACTGAATTCATGGCTGATAGAGTGAATTGGTACTGAGATCCtcacaattggcatcagagccgttCGATTCTCCACCAAATATCCACCCCAGAATTTTCCCCACCCAATTCCATGGATTTTCCACGACGGCGTGCCGAGCTCCTGGCGACTCTCTCGCCGGAGGGTCGGGCGACGTATGAGGTACTCAGGGCCAGCTAGCCCGTGATGTGGACCGGTGCTTTGCTGAGTCCAAGGCGAGGCTAGAGAAGGGCATGGAGGCGGCGCTCGGCGACCTCCACACCAAGCTGGACTGGACTATCGGCGACCTCCGCCAGAAGGTGCGTAGCGACCACGGCCGTAGGTGCGCCCCTGCGGCGGCAGCCTCTACTGCGACAGCGCCTGCTATGTCGACGTCGACTGCGAGCCATGTCTTCCCCGACCCCAATCACGGCCCCGACCTGGCATCTtcgacttcgtcaatgatgaacaCGGCCAGGCCTATGCGCCAGCAGCGGCATCACCACCGACGGGTCCCATGAGTCGGAGGTTGCTGCCTCCTCCTCCGACCCCGCTCCAGCGGCAACGGCCACGAGCATCTCCGTGTCGAGCGCGACGGCCGTCGTCCCCGCATCAGGCGGCGTTCCCTCCCTCGTCACGTTGGCCACCACCCGCTCGACGAGCCCAGGAGGAGACACCGGTGCGGCACCAGACGCCAACCCTCTGGTGTCCACGGGTCCCATCGGCATGCCTGCGTCCACCATGCAGAGCGAGCCAGACCATGTGCGTGAGACGCCCATCACCTGTTCGACGCTTGGCCTCTACCCCGTCGCCAACGCCATTCAGATCAACAAGGTGCCCCTACCTGAGTTTGCTGTGTCCCCAACACGATATGCAGCCTTCTCCATCTCCACCTTCATGGCTGCAGTGTCCGCCTCACTCGATTCAGAACTTGCTCTCGCCACGCCCACCATGTGTTCGACCGAGTGCCCTGGAGAAGAAAACAGTGAAACAAGGACCACGCCCACTTCTACAGCAGCGCCGCCGGCATCCTCGACCAGTGCTATTCCTGCTATGTGTGAGGTGAGCATAGAGGTCAATTCCATGGCTCTGATGGATATAACCAGTTC is from Triticum aestivum cultivar Chinese Spring chromosome 1B, IWGSC CS RefSeq v2.1, whole genome shotgun sequence and encodes:
- the LOC123117496 gene encoding uncharacterized protein isoform X2, translating into MPASTMQSEPDHVRETPITCSTLGLYPVANAIQINKVPLPEFAVSPTRYAAFSISTFMAAVSASLDSELALATPTMCSTECPGEENSETRTTPTSTAAPPASSTSAIPAMCEVSIEVNSMALMDITSSSPILTKVRTTQALSPTKCSTEGLNGEASVACLKYLVSSHHQLQQDVWLAEFKTELRKSREELLAARKEMNSVSLLTIRFLFQCVPGYGLLTLSWDPGQHAIDSAAIFCDRGTVSIHQSYE